One window of the SAR324 cluster bacterium genome contains the following:
- a CDS encoding aldo/keto reductase, giving the protein MFFLGTAGFYSSSLRDEKKSMFSVAESAIQSALELGINHIDTANIYSNGESETVIGRVFRKDQSLREKIFLQTKCGIKFSEIDNKIYYDTSKRHILSQVEASLKRMCTDRLDSLLIHRPNPLMSAQEISEVVVTLVDSGKILNFGVSNFSPSQIELLRKNIPFPIYTNQVQLNLIHTVLLDTGIEGLNESTEYPVGTGTLEYCQANDIIIQVWSPIARGVLTSNNTVSMVPDQNPKIPILKEKLSNLSLKYECTPESILIAWLLRIPCKVSPIIGSLDFRTMKACVDGKKVKLDDEDWYNLYRLSKGKDFP; this is encoded by the coding sequence ATGTTTTTTTTGGGAACTGCTGGATTTTATTCAAGTTCTCTCAGGGATGAGAAGAAATCTATGTTCTCTGTTGCTGAATCAGCAATTCAGTCAGCTTTGGAACTTGGTATCAATCACATTGACACAGCTAATATTTACAGTAATGGAGAGTCAGAAACTGTAATCGGTAGGGTTTTCAGAAAAGATCAATCTCTTAGAGAAAAAATATTTTTACAGACAAAATGTGGAATTAAATTTTCTGAAATTGATAATAAAATTTATTATGATACCAGTAAAAGACATATACTTTCGCAAGTAGAAGCCAGCCTGAAAAGAATGTGTACTGATAGATTAGATTCCTTGCTTATCCATAGACCTAACCCTTTGATGTCTGCCCAAGAAATCTCTGAAGTGGTTGTAACACTTGTCGACTCAGGGAAAATATTGAATTTTGGGGTAAGTAATTTTTCTCCATCTCAGATCGAACTTCTAAGAAAAAATATTCCTTTCCCTATTTATACAAATCAGGTCCAACTTAATCTAATCCACACAGTACTTCTCGATACTGGAATCGAAGGTCTCAACGAATCAACCGAGTATCCTGTTGGTACTGGCACATTAGAATATTGCCAAGCTAATGATATTATCATTCAAGTTTGGTCTCCTATTGCCCGAGGTGTCTTGACTTCAAATAATACTGTTTCCATGGTTCCTGACCAAAATCCAAAAATCCCTATTTTGAAAGAAAAATTATCTAACTTATCTCTTAAATATGAATGTACTCCAGAATCTATCTTAATTGCTTGGCTACTAAGAATTCCATGTAAAGTTAGTCCTATAATTGGTTCTCTAGATTTCCGTACTATGAAAGCCTGTGTTGATGGAAAAAAAGTCAAATTGGATGATGAGGACTGGTATAATTTATATCGTCTTTCTAAGGGTAAAGATTTTCCATAA